In Lacibacter sp. H375, one DNA window encodes the following:
- a CDS encoding efflux RND transporter periplasmic adaptor subunit, translating into MKYSILSISLLLLFACSSKNKTQGTETPTLQETSITLTDAQLKNAALELVQVQQRSVSSILKLNGRIDVPPQNIVSISVPLGGYLKSTKLLPGMHLRKGEVIATVEDQQYIQLQQDYLTAKARIGFTEAEYLRQKELNESKASSDKVYQQAESEFKSQKILISALGEKLKLAGINTNQLTEQTITRSIQLHSPIAGYVSKVNVNIGKYVAPTDVLFELINPTDIHLALTVFEKDVNKLFIGQKLVSYTNNDPGIKHHGDIILIGKDLGPDRSTEVHCHFDDYDKTLIPGTYMNADIEVQNKAAWVLPEDAVVRFENKQYIFVKKTDKTFELLEIQPGATENGFTEILNTENLQQKLVVGKGAYTLLMSLKNKTED; encoded by the coding sequence ATGAAATATTCAATCCTGTCTATATCACTTCTGCTGTTGTTTGCCTGTAGTAGTAAGAATAAAACACAAGGAACAGAAACGCCTACACTTCAAGAAACAAGCATCACACTTACTGATGCTCAATTAAAAAATGCAGCACTTGAATTGGTGCAGGTGCAGCAACGTTCTGTCTCTTCAATTTTAAAACTCAATGGACGAATTGATGTGCCGCCGCAGAATATAGTTTCCATCAGCGTGCCGTTGGGTGGTTATCTGAAATCAACAAAGTTGTTGCCCGGTATGCATTTAAGGAAAGGTGAAGTGATCGCTACTGTTGAAGATCAGCAATACATTCAGTTGCAGCAAGATTATTTAACTGCTAAAGCAAGGATCGGTTTTACAGAAGCGGAATACCTGCGTCAAAAAGAACTGAACGAAAGCAAAGCCAGCAGCGATAAAGTATATCAACAGGCTGAATCAGAATTTAAAAGCCAGAAAATACTCATCAGTGCATTGGGAGAAAAACTGAAACTGGCCGGCATCAACACCAATCAACTTACAGAGCAAACGATCACCCGCAGTATTCAACTGCACTCCCCTATTGCTGGATATGTATCGAAAGTAAATGTGAACATCGGCAAGTATGTTGCACCTACTGATGTTTTATTTGAATTGATCAACCCAACCGATATACATCTTGCATTGACCGTATTTGAAAAGGATGTGAATAAACTTTTTATCGGGCAGAAACTTGTGTCTTATACCAATAATGATCCCGGCATCAAACATCATGGTGATATCATCTTAATTGGAAAAGACCTGGGGCCCGACCGCAGCACAGAAGTGCATTGCCATTTTGATGACTACGATAAAACACTCATCCCCGGAACTTACATGAATGCAGATATTGAAGTACAGAATAAAGCCGCTTGGGTTTTACCTGAAGATGCTGTGGTTCGTTTTGAAAACAAACAATACATATTCGTTAAAAAGACGGATAAAACATTTGAGCTGCTGGAAATACAACCGGGCGCTACCGAAAACGGATTCACTGAAATACTGAATACAGAAAATTTGCAACAAAAACTAGTAGTAGGTAAAGGAGCTTACACACTATTGATGAGCCTGAAGAATAAAACAGAAGATTGA
- a CDS encoding DUF5777 family beta-barrel protein produces MKKKTYFAVALLFLMFSFKAKAQETEDLLSLVDSGSATKTFIKSAFKSTRVINGHSMEFLSPGTMDFRILHRFGQLDLGYKNFFGLDQASMRMGFDFGLFRNLMIGVGRSTYKKELDGYFKYAPVMQSTGSNSFPMTIAIAAGITMNTSPWADPTIKNYFSSRLAYYYQLILGRKFSERFTLQLTPTMVHTNLVAMHTQPNDVFALGAGARLKLSKRIALTGDYFHSFNGIEQGINYHPLSIGVDIETGGHVFQLHFSNATGMNERAFINETTTRWGKGEIRFGFNLSRVFQLKKKQKTDS; encoded by the coding sequence ATGAAAAAGAAAACTTATTTCGCAGTTGCTTTACTTTTCCTGATGTTTTCGTTCAAAGCAAAAGCACAGGAAACCGAAGATCTTTTAAGTCTTGTTGATTCGGGAAGCGCAACTAAGACATTCATTAAATCTGCATTCAAATCAACAAGGGTGATCAATGGACATTCGATGGAATTTCTTTCTCCCGGCACTATGGACTTCCGCATACTGCATCGCTTCGGGCAGCTTGATCTGGGATATAAAAACTTCTTTGGATTAGACCAGGCCAGTATGCGCATGGGATTTGATTTTGGATTGTTTCGTAACCTCATGATTGGTGTTGGCAGAAGCACCTACAAAAAAGAACTTGATGGTTATTTCAAATACGCACCCGTTATGCAGTCAACAGGAAGCAACAGTTTTCCAATGACCATCGCTATTGCAGCGGGCATTACCATGAATACTTCTCCATGGGCCGATCCAACGATTAAGAATTATTTTTCTTCACGCCTCGCCTATTATTACCAACTCATACTTGGAAGAAAATTCTCTGAACGTTTTACGCTGCAATTAACGCCAACAATGGTTCACACAAATCTTGTTGCAATGCACACACAACCGAACGATGTATTTGCACTCGGTGCAGGTGCGAGGTTGAAATTGTCGAAACGCATTGCACTCACAGGTGATTATTTCCACTCGTTTAATGGTATAGAGCAGGGCATTAATTATCATCCTTTGTCAATAGGAGTTGATATTGAAACCGGCGGTCACGTGTTTCAACTTCATTTTTCTAATGCCACCGGCATGAATGAGAGAGCCTTTATCAATGAAACGACAACACGCTGGGGCAAAGGTGAGATCAGGTTCGGTTTTAATTTATCGAGAGTGTTTCAGTTGAAAAAGAAACAAAAAACAGATAGCTGA
- a CDS encoding radical SAM protein: protein MALEHSPYLLYSDGNGNIFEDTSLYAVGREAWDAFPIDLDNWMELPDGGNLYELPDRKGIGLDVETGEMRLCEKGWAVAAFIPPAHTSLFIAAFECEPGADTLPLFCYTAVGWHDDKFYVPAIRIEQDIRQECAGYNDEKIETGAEHLIKTYPHNRLVKHLMENCCNTYNCPAARNFAMSRWECPIPVSPACNANCIGCISFQPQEEHIQSPQDRLTFKPTPEEIVEFTVPHLETAPYPIVSFGQGCEGEPLLMWETMRDAIIEMRKHTQKGSININTNGSKPDAVKVLCEAGLNSIRVSTNSARKHVYEAYYRPNNYQFEDIVESLKVMNSYGGWTSINYFVFPGITDCVEEYEALRKLIKETGLKMIQWRNFNIDPDWYLGKLGITETSEILGVKQFIELIREEFPDLKHGYFNPPIERIKGNYEVDFAHW, encoded by the coding sequence ATGGCATTAGAACATTCTCCTTATTTACTTTACTCCGACGGGAACGGAAATATTTTTGAAGACACTTCACTTTACGCAGTAGGTCGTGAAGCGTGGGATGCTTTTCCGATTGATCTTGATAACTGGATGGAACTGCCGGATGGCGGCAATCTTTACGAATTACCCGACCGCAAAGGCATTGGTCTTGATGTAGAGACGGGTGAAATGCGTTTGTGCGAAAAAGGTTGGGCCGTAGCTGCGTTTATTCCTCCGGCACATACCAGTTTGTTTATTGCCGCATTTGAATGTGAGCCTGGCGCTGACACACTCCCGCTTTTCTGTTATACAGCGGTTGGCTGGCATGATGATAAATTTTACGTTCCCGCCATTCGCATTGAACAAGACATTCGCCAGGAATGTGCTGGTTACAACGATGAGAAAATTGAAACAGGTGCTGAGCATCTCATTAAAACCTATCCGCACAATCGTCTTGTAAAACATTTGATGGAGAATTGCTGCAATACGTACAATTGTCCGGCAGCAAGAAATTTTGCAATGAGTCGTTGGGAATGCCCTATTCCTGTTTCACCTGCTTGTAACGCCAATTGCATTGGTTGTATTTCGTTTCAGCCACAGGAAGAACATATTCAAAGTCCGCAGGATCGTTTAACGTTTAAACCAACTCCTGAAGAAATTGTAGAGTTTACTGTTCCGCATTTAGAAACAGCGCCATATCCTATTGTTTCATTTGGACAGGGATGTGAAGGCGAACCATTGTTGATGTGGGAAACCATGCGTGATGCAATTATTGAAATGCGCAAGCATACACAGAAAGGAAGTATCAATATTAATACGAATGGATCAAAACCTGATGCCGTAAAAGTGTTGTGTGAAGCGGGTTTGAATTCTATTCGTGTAAGTACCAACAGTGCACGCAAGCATGTGTACGAAGCATACTACCGTCCTAATAATTATCAATTTGAAGATATCGTTGAGAGCTTAAAAGTGATGAACAGCTATGGCGGCTGGACGAGCATCAACTATTTTGTATTTCCCGGTATCACCGATTGCGTGGAAGAATATGAAGCATTAAGAAAACTGATCAAAGAAACAGGACTGAAAATGATCCAGTGGCGCAATTTCAATATTGATCCTGATTGGTATCTCGGTAAGCTTGGTATTACTGAAACGAGTGAAATACTCGGTGTAAAACAATTCATTGAATTGATCAGAGAAGAGTTTCCTGATCTGAAACATGGTTATTTCAATCCGCCGATTGAACGTATCAAAGGAAATTACGAGGTTGATTTTGCACATTGGTAA
- a CDS encoding YceI family protein yields the protein MKKILCLLIVVFLTGIVSAQDKYFTKTGKINFDATSPGSPEQVEGTHKSTLCVLDTKTGNLQFSVTMKGFEFERALMQEHFNENYVESDQFPKSEFKGMISNNSSVNYTTNGDYTVSVKGKLTMHGITKDVEANGKLVVKNGKIAATSVFTVLLADYKITIPGLVADKVSKTAKIVVNCLLDPLPAK from the coding sequence ATGAAAAAGATACTTTGTTTGCTGATTGTTGTATTCCTTACGGGAATTGTTTCTGCGCAGGACAAATATTTTACTAAAACCGGTAAGATCAATTTCGACGCTACTTCGCCCGGCTCTCCCGAACAGGTTGAAGGCACTCACAAAAGCACTTTATGTGTGCTTGATACCAAAACCGGTAATCTGCAATTCTCTGTTACCATGAAAGGTTTTGAGTTTGAACGTGCTTTAATGCAGGAACATTTCAATGAAAACTATGTTGAAAGTGATCAATTCCCTAAATCGGAATTCAAAGGGATGATCAGCAACAACAGCAGTGTTAATTATACAACCAATGGCGATTACACTGTTTCTGTAAAAGGAAAACTAACCATGCATGGAATTACAAAAGATGTTGAAGCAAATGGAAAGCTTGTTGTCAAAAATGGCAAGATCGCTGCAACATCTGTCTTTACTGTTCTGCTTGCCGATTACAAAATTACCATACCCGGTTTAGTTGCAGATAAAGTTTCCAAGACTGCAAAAATCGTTGTGAATTGTTTGCTCGACCCATTACCTGCTAAATAA
- a CDS encoding CusA/CzcA family heavy metal efflux RND transporter gives MLNAIIRFSVKNKLIIGLLIIGLIGYGSYEITRLPIDAVPDITDNQVQVITVAPSYGATDIERLITFPIEQVNNNIPGLVEIRSFSRFGLSLVTIVFDDKTDVYWARQQVAERLQKVKDIIPKEIGTPELAPVTTGLGEIYQYVVRPEKGYENKYDATELRTIQDWIVRRQLLGVQGVAEVSSFGGKLKQYSIEIDPAKLFSYNITISDVFTALEKNNQNTGGAYIEKGATVLYIRSEGLAGSQEDIGNISIKRTNSGAPLFIHDVAEVKIGHATRYGAMTFNDEGEVAGAVVMMLKGANSSEVIRNVKDRIEQIQKTLPEGVKIEAFLDRTKMVGHAIGTVKTNLLEGALIVVFVLVLFLGNFRAGILVASVIPLAMLFAVIMMNMFGVSGNLMSLGALDFGLIVDGAVIIVEAVMHQLSHSKKFNSTYRLTGEQMDAEVNHSASKMMNSAVFGQIIILVVYLPIFTLQGIEGKMFKPMAQTVAFALLGAFILSLTYIPMMSALFLSKKIHHKQNLSDKFMIWLERIYQSALDRVLNFPKTVLAAALLLFASSILILRSLGGEFIPALEEGDFAIDTRVLTGSNLQTTIDYTQKAAHILKTRFPEVEKIVTKIGSGEVPTDPMPMEASDLMVILKDKDEWTSAKTFDELAEKMGDALKDVPGITTGFQYPVQMRFNELMTGARQDVVCKIFGENLDSLAHYAQKLGKIINTVEGAKSLYVETVNGLPQIIIQYNRAAIAQYNLSIADINKVVNTALAGQSAGMLFEGEKRFDIVVRLKGDQKKDVKDIQQLLIPTPSGSQIPLYQLANVEIKEGPNQIQREDAKRRIVVGFNVRGRDVQSIVNELQKKTEQQLKLPAGYYITYGGAFENLNEAKQRLMIAVPVSLLLIFVLLYFAFGSVKQGLLIYSAIPLSAIGGILFLAMRGMPFSISAGIGFIALFGVAVLNGIVLIAEFNRLRTEGLTDVRRIVLMGTKIRLRPVLMTASVASLGFLPMALSDGAGAEVQRPLATVVIGGLIIATFLTLFVLPVLYIIFEKGIKMKKKKNSVPLSILLLLFFLHGTATAQTPISLQAAIDTAVKNNLILKNEQLVAQYKQLLIPSASVVPQTTVHAEAGQFNSIYTDTKFGLSQSFSFPKVYNTQKELLREEWKNSSLFTAVKEKELKQQVQSVFYQLAWLQEKEKLLQYADSLFTDFYKRTELRLQKGESNILEKATAETQLGQINIQRKQLQHDKAVLQLQFQILLNTTTAFIPAVQTLKMPVQIISAEFSSHPSIILAQQQERIADATIEAEQSKLLPELSLGVFSTSIKGIGADDKYYSSAKRFQSVQLGVGIPVFARAQKAKINSAQFSKQIAANQTAISLQTLSSNYQKTLALYKQHNETVTYFENTGLKNASLIIETANKQFSSGLINYLEWFMLVNQATAVKNDYFDAVRNLNESIIQLNYYNNQ, from the coding sequence ATGCTGAATGCCATTATACGGTTTTCCGTAAAAAACAAACTTATTATCGGGTTACTCATCATTGGTCTTATTGGCTATGGTAGTTATGAAATTACAAGACTGCCCATTGATGCTGTTCCGGATATTACCGATAACCAGGTGCAGGTAATTACCGTTGCGCCTTCGTATGGAGCAACAGATATTGAACGGCTCATCACTTTTCCTATTGAGCAGGTAAACAATAATATTCCCGGCTTAGTGGAGATCAGGAGTTTCTCCCGTTTTGGTTTATCACTTGTAACAATTGTGTTTGATGATAAAACCGATGTGTACTGGGCACGCCAACAGGTAGCCGAACGTTTGCAAAAAGTAAAAGATATTATTCCGAAAGAGATCGGCACACCTGAACTTGCGCCGGTAACAACGGGACTTGGTGAGATCTATCAATACGTTGTTCGTCCTGAAAAAGGTTACGAGAATAAATACGATGCAACGGAGTTACGCACGATCCAGGATTGGATCGTGCGTCGTCAGCTGTTAGGTGTACAGGGTGTTGCTGAAGTAAGCAGCTTCGGCGGAAAATTAAAACAGTACAGTATTGAAATTGATCCGGCAAAACTATTCTCTTATAACATCACCATCAGCGATGTATTTACTGCACTCGAAAAAAATAACCAGAACACCGGTGGTGCTTATATTGAAAAAGGTGCAACGGTACTGTATATACGAAGTGAAGGTCTTGCCGGAAGCCAGGAGGATATTGGCAACATCTCCATCAAACGCACAAACAGCGGTGCACCTTTATTTATCCATGATGTTGCAGAAGTGAAAATTGGTCATGCTACACGTTATGGTGCCATGACGTTTAATGATGAAGGCGAAGTGGCGGGTGCAGTTGTAATGATGTTGAAAGGTGCCAACAGCAGCGAGGTGATCAGGAATGTAAAAGACCGTATTGAACAAATACAAAAAACATTGCCTGAAGGCGTTAAGATTGAAGCATTTCTCGACCGCACAAAAATGGTGGGCCATGCAATAGGTACAGTGAAAACTAATTTGCTGGAGGGAGCATTGATCGTTGTATTTGTACTTGTATTGTTTCTTGGAAATTTCAGGGCAGGTATCCTGGTAGCATCCGTTATTCCATTGGCGATGTTGTTTGCTGTTATCATGATGAATATGTTTGGTGTGAGTGGTAACCTGATGAGTTTGGGTGCCCTTGATTTTGGTTTGATCGTTGATGGTGCAGTGATCATTGTTGAAGCGGTGATGCACCAATTAAGTCATAGTAAGAAATTCAACAGCACCTATCGGTTAACAGGTGAACAAATGGATGCTGAGGTAAATCACAGTGCGAGTAAGATGATGAACAGTGCAGTGTTTGGACAGATCATTATTCTCGTTGTGTATCTACCCATCTTCACGTTACAGGGCATTGAAGGAAAAATGTTCAAACCAATGGCACAAACAGTTGCGTTTGCATTGCTCGGAGCATTTATTCTTTCGCTCACTTACATACCTATGATGAGTGCGTTGTTCCTCAGCAAGAAAATTCATCATAAACAAAACCTGTCAGATAAATTTATGATCTGGCTTGAACGCATCTATCAATCTGCATTGGATAGAGTACTCAACTTTCCAAAGACTGTTCTAGCAGCGGCGCTGTTATTGTTTGCATCATCAATCCTGATCCTCCGTTCACTTGGTGGCGAATTTATTCCTGCACTCGAAGAAGGTGATTTTGCGATTGATACAAGAGTATTGACCGGAAGCAATCTGCAAACAACAATTGATTACACGCAGAAAGCAGCACACATTCTTAAAACAAGATTTCCTGAAGTGGAGAAAATCGTTACTAAGATCGGGAGTGGTGAAGTACCCACCGATCCAATGCCAATGGAAGCAAGTGACCTGATGGTGATCTTAAAAGACAAAGATGAATGGACCTCAGCCAAAACCTTTGATGAACTGGCAGAAAAAATGGGTGATGCATTGAAAGATGTACCCGGCATTACCACAGGTTTTCAATATCCGGTACAAATGCGTTTCAATGAATTGATGACCGGCGCAAGACAGGATGTAGTATGTAAAATTTTTGGCGAAAATCTTGATTCGCTGGCACATTATGCTCAAAAACTCGGGAAGATCATTAACACTGTTGAAGGTGCAAAGAGTTTGTATGTTGAAACCGTGAATGGTTTACCACAAATCATTATTCAATACAACCGTGCTGCTATTGCACAATACAACTTAAGTATTGCTGATATAAACAAAGTTGTCAATACTGCTCTCGCCGGGCAAAGTGCGGGTATGTTGTTTGAAGGTGAAAAGCGTTTTGATATTGTTGTACGTTTAAAAGGCGATCAGAAAAAAGACGTAAAAGATATTCAGCAACTGCTCATCCCTACTCCATCAGGTTCGCAGATTCCGTTATATCAACTGGCGAATGTAGAAATTAAAGAAGGCCCAAATCAGATCCAACGTGAAGATGCCAAACGACGGATTGTTGTTGGCTTCAACGTTCGTGGTCGTGACGTGCAAAGTATTGTGAACGAATTACAGAAAAAAACAGAACAACAATTAAAGCTACCTGCCGGCTATTATATAACCTACGGTGGTGCATTTGAAAATTTGAATGAAGCTAAACAGCGGCTGATGATCGCTGTACCTGTTTCGCTCCTGCTCATTTTTGTATTACTCTATTTTGCTTTTGGTTCTGTAAAACAAGGATTACTCATTTACTCAGCTATTCCGTTATCTGCTATCGGCGGCATTCTATTTCTTGCGATGCGTGGGATGCCGTTCAGTATCAGTGCAGGTATTGGTTTCATTGCGTTGTTTGGTGTGGCTGTATTAAATGGCATAGTACTGATCGCTGAATTTAATCGATTGCGGACAGAAGGTTTAACTGATGTTCGAAGGATTGTATTAATGGGCACCAAGATCCGGTTACGTCCGGTGTTGATGACAGCTTCTGTTGCATCGCTTGGTTTTTTACCAATGGCATTAAGCGATGGTGCAGGTGCGGAAGTACAACGCCCACTCGCCACTGTTGTAATTGGAGGTTTGATCATTGCCACCTTCCTCACTTTATTTGTATTACCTGTGCTTTATATCATTTTTGAAAAAGGAATCAAAATGAAAAAGAAAAAAAACAGTGTGCCGTTAAGTATTTTGTTATTGTTGTTCTTCTTGCATGGGACAGCAACTGCACAAACACCAATCAGCCTGCAGGCAGCAATTGACACAGCAGTAAAAAATAATTTAATTTTGAAGAATGAGCAATTAGTTGCGCAATACAAACAATTACTCATACCATCAGCTTCGGTTGTGCCGCAAACAACTGTGCATGCTGAGGCAGGACAATTCAACAGCATTTACACTGATACAAAGTTTGGCTTATCACAAAGCTTCAGTTTTCCAAAAGTGTACAACACCCAAAAAGAATTGCTACGGGAAGAATGGAAAAACAGTTCGCTTTTTACAGCAGTAAAAGAAAAAGAATTGAAGCAACAGGTGCAATCAGTTTTTTATCAACTCGCATGGCTGCAGGAAAAAGAAAAACTGCTGCAATATGCCGACAGCCTGTTTACTGATTTTTACAAACGTACCGAACTACGTTTACAAAAAGGTGAAAGCAATATCCTGGAAAAAGCAACTGCAGAAACGCAACTGGGGCAAATAAATATCCAACGCAAACAACTGCAACACGATAAAGCTGTATTGCAATTACAATTTCAGATACTGCTCAATACAACTACTGCTTTTATACCTGCGGTGCAAACGTTGAAGATGCCTGTTCAGATCATAAGTGCTGAGTTCAGTTCGCATCCATCGATCATACTTGCGCAGCAGCAGGAACGCATTGCTGATGCAACCATTGAAGCAGAACAATCGAAACTGTTGCCTGAACTTTCATTGGGAGTTTTCAGTACAAGTATTAAAGGTATTGGTGCCGATGATAAATATTACAGTAGTGCAAAACGTTTTCAATCGGTACAATTAGGAGTTGGCATTCCTGTTTTTGCCAGAGCACAAAAAGCAAAGATCAACAGTGCGCAGTTCAGTAAGCAGATTGCTGCTAATCAAACAGCCATCAGCCTGCAAACACTTTCAAGCAATTATCAGAAAACGCTTGCATTGTATAAACAGCATAACGAAACTGTCACTTATTTTGAAAACACGGGATTGAAAAATGCTTCCCTTATCATTGAAACTGCAAACAAACAATTCAGCAGCGGTTTAATCAATTACCTCGAGTGGTTTATGCTGGTGAATCAAGCCACGGCTGTAAAGAACGATTATTTTGATGCAGTGCGGAATCTCAACGAAAGCATTATTCAACTCAACTATTACAACAACCAATAA
- a CDS encoding agmatinase family protein: MADLSGFDPNSAGNPNNNIFGLPFSEEDADLIILPVPWEVTVSYKAGTARAPEHIFRASLQVDLLDNDTNDAWRRGIYMRDVDRTILLKSDYLRKEAELYINYISQGENVNDNKFMCKTLKEVNAGSVFLNNWVYEQTKALLDKGKLVALLGGDHSTPLGYYKAIAEKYGDFGILQIDAHFDLRESYEGFVYSHASIMYNALKEIPQIKKLVQVGVRDFGDNEWKIVCESNSRIVPYFDRDLKERMYEGQTWKQVVDDIIEHLPAKVYISFDADGLDPKLCPHTGTPVMGGLETEQAFYLFRKIISSGRKLIGFDLNEVGISSNEWDENVGARVLYKLSNMLLACNPN; encoded by the coding sequence ATGGCCGATCTATCGGGGTTTGACCCCAACAGCGCAGGTAACCCCAACAATAATATTTTCGGGCTCCCATTTTCAGAAGAAGATGCCGATTTGATCATACTGCCCGTTCCCTGGGAAGTAACGGTAAGCTACAAAGCAGGTACAGCCCGTGCTCCTGAACATATTTTCCGTGCAAGTTTGCAGGTTGATCTGCTCGACAATGACACCAATGATGCCTGGAGAAGAGGTATCTACATGCGTGATGTTGACCGCACAATCCTCCTTAAAAGCGATTATCTCCGTAAAGAAGCAGAACTCTACATTAACTATATATCACAAGGTGAAAATGTGAACGATAACAAGTTCATGTGCAAAACGCTAAAAGAGGTAAACGCCGGCAGCGTATTTCTTAACAACTGGGTGTATGAGCAAACAAAAGCCTTGCTTGATAAAGGTAAGCTTGTTGCATTGCTCGGAGGCGATCATAGCACTCCGCTTGGTTACTACAAAGCAATTGCTGAAAAGTATGGCGATTTTGGTATTCTGCAGATCGATGCGCATTTTGACCTGCGTGAATCATACGAAGGTTTCGTTTACTCACACGCCTCGATCATGTACAATGCGTTGAAAGAAATACCACAGATCAAGAAATTAGTACAGGTTGGCGTTCGTGATTTTGGAGATAACGAGTGGAAGATTGTTTGCGAAAGCAACTCCCGCATCGTTCCTTATTTCGACAGAGACTTAAAAGAACGTATGTATGAAGGGCAAACCTGGAAACAGGTGGTTGATGATATAATTGAACATTTGCCGGCCAAAGTATACATCAGTTTTGATGCCGACGGGCTTGATCCAAAACTTTGCCCACACACCGGCACACCGGTTATGGGTGGACTTGAAACAGAACAGGCTTTCTATTTATTCCGCAAAATCATTAGCAGTGGGCGAAAGCTGATTGGCTTCGATTTGAATGAAGTGGGTATAAGCAGCAATGAGTGGGATGAGAACGTAGGTGCAAGAGTGCTTTACAAACTCAGCAACATGCTGTTGGCTTGTAATCCAAACTAA
- a CDS encoding c-type cytochrome domain-containing protein, with the protein MKKTMRFGSIIGIACTFFFHACKHQIPVPPDNGNPGGVSGIPGTVGRTCSTDSVYFANDIYPLISSTCAMAGCHDAITHVEEINLSTYNNIKNYIVAGNASESKIYKTIIKTDNERMPPPPMPAWTTEQVTKLRTWINQGAKNNACDRCDTTDYKFSTAIKPLIQNKCQGCHNPASLGGGIDLSTYTAIKAAGSNGKLYGSINWSAGFIPMPQGGLKMPECEIKQIRKWIDAGMLNN; encoded by the coding sequence ATGAAAAAAACAATGCGCTTTGGGAGTATAATTGGTATTGCCTGTACTTTTTTCTTCCATGCATGCAAACATCAAATTCCAGTGCCGCCTGATAATGGTAATCCCGGTGGTGTTTCTGGTATACCCGGCACCGTTGGTCGTACTTGCAGTACTGACTCCGTTTATTTTGCGAATGATATTTATCCGCTCATCAGCTCAACATGTGCGATGGCGGGTTGTCATGATGCCATTACTCATGTAGAGGAAATCAATTTGTCCACTTACAACAATATCAAAAATTATATCGTTGCAGGAAATGCATCAGAAAGTAAGATTTATAAAACAATCATTAAAACAGATAATGAACGTATGCCACCGCCTCCAATGCCGGCATGGACAACTGAACAAGTAACAAAACTCAGGACATGGATCAATCAGGGTGCAAAAAATAACGCCTGCGACAGATGCGATACAACTGATTATAAATTCAGCACAGCCATCAAACCTTTAATTCAGAACAAATGCCAGGGCTGTCATAATCCTGCTTCATTGGGAGGAGGAATTGATCTGTCAACTTATACAGCAATCAAAGCCGCTGGTTCAAATGGCAAACTCTATGGATCCATTAATTGGTCAGCTGGTTTTATTCCAATGCCGCAAGGCGGATTAAAAATGCCTGAATGTGAAATAAAACAAATCAGAAAATGGATCGATGCAGGCATGCTCAACAACTAA
- a CDS encoding OB-fold protein: protein MKRKPIFRIILLLIIIVGSIGAYYAYREYNRKTENVDNLEAAFELTTEALIQEFTENEEAATQKYAGKVLQVEGQLKTIDVDDKGNYTVVLGNPVLPSSVRCSIDTLFAIEKNNLQINIPITVKGICTGFNADELGLGSDVLLNRCIIVQKETTSH from the coding sequence ATGAAAAGAAAACCGATTTTCAGGATCATTCTCCTTCTTATTATTATCGTTGGATCAATAGGCGCTTATTATGCTTACAGGGAGTATAACCGGAAAACAGAAAATGTTGACAATCTTGAAGCTGCATTTGAACTAACAACTGAGGCATTGATCCAGGAGTTTACAGAAAATGAAGAAGCAGCTACACAAAAATATGCCGGTAAAGTACTGCAGGTTGAAGGGCAGTTAAAAACCATCGACGTTGATGATAAGGGAAACTATACTGTTGTTTTAGGCAACCCTGTTTTGCCTTCGTCTGTGAGATGCAGCATTGATACGCTGTTTGCTATTGAGAAAAATAACCTGCAGATCAACATCCCCATAACAGTTAAAGGTATTTGCACAGGTTTTAACGCAGATGAACTGGGACTTGGTTCTGATGTATTACTGAACAGGTGCATCATCGTTCAAAAAGAAACTACTTCACATTAA